Genomic segment of Thermotoga sp.:
TAGCGCCACTCTTTCACCACCTTGAGCATTCCAAAGCCCTGTCCTGTACGGACTCCCATTCCGTTTTCATACAGGAAATTCAGAATATCAGGGCTGCCATCAAGAGTGATGGTTCCGGAAAAGGCTTCTATATATCCTCCGTAGTGTTTAACAGGAACTTTCTTGAGATTTTTGTTTACAACTCTTACAGGTTTAAAATCTGGTACTTTGACGCTGAACTTCTCGAAGAATCCTTTTAAAAGATTCAACCGAACTTGCAGGGAGTAGTTCAGAGCTTCCTCGAAATCATCATCTTCGGGTGATACGTAATACCTCTCTGTTTCCGATCTTGTTAAAACAGCACTTCCCATGATCTTGAAGGTCACCGTTTTGGAAGTTATAACCTTTGGTACGGGAAGATTTACACCCGCGACCTTTGAACCGTTCACAATTGAGGTTTGTGAAATGATGTAGTTATATAAATAACCCACCATCTGAGGGATAGAAGAGGAAAAATTAAAAAAAACCGGAGACTCAAAGATAATTGAGTCTCCGGATATTTCTTTTATTCTGTTGAAACCAACACTGAAGACATATGGCTTTGGTATGCGATCATGGGAGTTGACAAT
This window contains:
- the cas6 gene encoding CRISPR-associated endoribonuclease Cas6, yielding MRIFVKIQPESGSEGKFPADYRRIFMSLLKQAYECTPFEEIVNSHDRIPKPYVFSVGFNRIKEISGDSIIFESPVFFNFSSSIPQMVGYLYNYIISQTSIVNGSKVAGVNLPVPKVITSKTVTFKIMGSAVLTRSETERYYVSPEDDDFEEALNYSLQVRLNLLKGFFEKFSVKVPDFKPVRVVNKNLKKVPVKHYGGYIEAFSGTITLDGSPDILNFLYENGMGVRTGQGFGMLKVVKEWR